The proteins below are encoded in one region of Gemmatimonadota bacterium:
- a CDS encoding TonB-dependent receptor, which yields MYRLRAGFITLLAIALGFGLTYQADAQTTTGKISGRITDSSTGEPLPGANVVIAGTRMGATADVNGEYFIIRVNPGVYEVTASLVGYRAVTQRDVAVSIDRTTPLNFSLGETTAELAEITVTAERPPVEMDVSYTQVIMSAKEIESPPVGPRLRDAFATQVGVDTDSWGLNIRGGNETEIVYMVDGVSMKDSRDNRPYSSFSKTALQEVQILKGGFNAEYGDVRSGVINVVNREPRAWTTAGDLRWSPAANKYFGPTMYSTDNWWDVGRFQSMSPTADRDGDGNPDFAGWNNIFADRGGPAGEWKAGPFEDVISTPQQAKGIWDFQHRKVGGIATEASGIGPFAQDEDYPYQQNFDATDRDADYTYDVTVGGPLVQDKVSFLLSTRREKSAYTWTMAVPNYRDDTWQAKAIFTPTATTKLSLGFLKGWSQGAKYGNFLGTFARTPAFEVSNLRTRNIFAMGSGSNIETINRRYGTLTWTHTLSPRTFYNLSVRVGKADFEASWQPLQKRGVPAAAVYPDGRVEEVTESSYQAAQAAGAVILDEGPKGFTYKPGTFDLLGAYRMRGGDGNPARSGDWSYTWEDDYTFDITSQVTPNHQIKAGVQVHHFFLREVRGFASSVQDPTLEDVNFRPGNIDDPANMEVTDTADFHNYWVRTPLYGGVFLQDRMEYRQIVVNAGLRLDFHRPDKYFDIPNEVHAEWMGSNAVLLYSKAEAVRPPTKWKVSPRVGISHPITAESKLFFNYGHFAQIPTSVDLYQTQSGLGEPLEQFGNPWLDMPVTIAYELGYERNFANQYLFNGTVFFKDIEKDTERGRVYIQNTTGRSTRFHMNGNVKDIRGFELSVRKARGQFVTGFLSYEFRAERKRIVRWERIYDVQTVSTAPFRLIESSPAGANPRFKARPILKFGLNFRTPLDYGGEQRMLKGGWEANLYYRHQAGSWFNYNPSNDVALRSVDNAQWQATRLLDLRFAKMFDVKMAPTVYLEIRNPLNFKNVTTTSTSRIWDTRSHLGTSSGNNFKKYMEALGWTVDASGNLQEGDKPGKELDESVMSQRSYLFYVNPRDIHLGVRWSF from the coding sequence ATGTATCGTTTAAGAGCTGGGTTTATAACCTTGCTTGCCATTGCGCTGGGGTTTGGGCTGACGTATCAGGCCGACGCGCAGACCACCACGGGTAAAATTTCGGGTCGCATTACCGATTCCAGTACCGGCGAACCTCTGCCGGGTGCCAATGTGGTGATTGCGGGCACCAGAATGGGTGCCACAGCAGATGTCAATGGTGAATACTTTATCATTCGCGTCAACCCGGGCGTGTATGAGGTCACGGCATCGCTGGTGGGTTATCGCGCTGTGACGCAGCGCGATGTGGCGGTTTCGATTGACCGCACCACGCCGTTGAATTTCTCGCTTGGCGAGACAACGGCAGAGTTGGCAGAGATTACGGTGACGGCAGAGCGTCCACCGGTTGAGATGGATGTGTCTTATACGCAGGTAATCATGTCTGCCAAAGAGATCGAGTCCCCGCCAGTGGGACCCCGGTTGCGCGATGCGTTTGCCACGCAGGTGGGTGTGGATACGGATAGCTGGGGTTTGAATATCCGCGGTGGCAACGAGACCGAGATCGTTTATATGGTTGACGGCGTGAGCATGAAAGACAGCCGGGATAACCGTCCTTATTCGTCCTTTTCCAAGACAGCACTTCAGGAGGTTCAGATTCTGAAGGGCGGGTTCAATGCCGAGTACGGCGATGTGCGCAGCGGTGTGATCAATGTGGTTAACCGCGAGCCTCGCGCCTGGACGACGGCTGGCGACCTGCGGTGGAGCCCCGCAGCGAATAAGTATTTTGGTCCCACGATGTACAGCACCGATAACTGGTGGGACGTGGGGCGGTTCCAGAGCATGTCGCCGACGGCCGATAGAGATGGCGACGGCAATCCGGATTTCGCTGGCTGGAATAATATATTTGCAGACAGGGGCGGACCTGCTGGCGAATGGAAAGCCGGTCCCTTCGAAGACGTGATTTCGACGCCTCAGCAGGCCAAGGGTATCTGGGATTTCCAGCATCGGAAGGTCGGCGGAATCGCGACCGAAGCCAGTGGCATAGGTCCTTTTGCACAGGATGAGGACTATCCGTATCAGCAGAACTTCGACGCCACAGACCGCGATGCGGATTATACCTACGATGTGACTGTCGGTGGTCCTCTCGTGCAGGACAAGGTGTCGTTCTTGCTTTCCACGCGCCGGGAAAAGTCGGCTTATACGTGGACGATGGCCGTTCCCAATTATCGCGATGATACCTGGCAGGCCAAGGCGATCTTCACGCCCACGGCGACGACCAAACTGTCTTTGGGCTTCCTGAAGGGCTGGTCACAGGGCGCGAAGTACGGGAACTTTTTGGGCACATTTGCCCGCACGCCTGCTTTTGAAGTGAGCAATTTGCGTACGCGGAATATTTTTGCGATGGGTTCGGGCAGCAATATCGAAACGATCAACCGCCGGTATGGCACTTTGACGTGGACGCACACACTGTCTCCCAGGACGTTTTACAACCTGTCAGTGCGCGTGGGTAAGGCCGATTTTGAGGCTTCGTGGCAGCCCCTGCAGAAGCGCGGGGTGCCCGCAGCAGCGGTATATCCAGATGGCCGCGTCGAGGAAGTTACCGAGAGCAGCTATCAGGCGGCTCAGGCCGCGGGTGCCGTGATCCTGGACGAAGGTCCCAAGGGCTTTACTTATAAGCCCGGAACTTTCGATCTCTTAGGTGCTTATCGCATGCGCGGTGGCGACGGCAACCCGGCGCGTTCGGGCGACTGGTCTTATACCTGGGAAGACGATTACACTTTTGATATTACGTCTCAAGTAACGCCGAATCACCAGATCAAAGCCGGTGTGCAGGTGCATCACTTCTTCCTGCGCGAGGTCCGCGGTTTTGCATCTTCTGTACAGGATCCGACCCTGGAAGACGTCAATTTCCGTCCGGGCAATATCGACGATCCCGCCAATATGGAAGTGACAGATACGGCTGACTTCCACAATTACTGGGTCCGCACGCCTCTTTACGGTGGTGTGTTCTTGCAGGATCGCATGGAGTATCGCCAGATTGTGGTGAATGCGGGTCTGCGCCTGGACTTCCACCGTCCGGATAAGTACTTCGACATTCCCAATGAAGTACACGCCGAGTGGATGGGTTCCAACGCCGTATTGCTGTATTCCAAGGCAGAGGCCGTGCGCCCGCCCACAAAGTGGAAGGTGAGTCCCCGGGTTGGTATATCGCATCCGATTACTGCCGAGAGCAAGCTGTTCTTTAACTACGGTCACTTTGCACAGATTCCGACCTCTGTGGATTTGTATCAGACGCAGAGCGGTCTGGGCGAGCCTTTGGAGCAGTTTGGCAATCCCTGGCTGGATATGCCCGTGACAATAGCCTATGAATTGGGCTACGAGCGGAATTTCGCCAATCAGTATCTGTTCAACGGCACGGTGTTCTTCAAAGACATTGAGAAGGACACGGAACGCGGAAGAGTGTATATCCAGAATACCACGGGACGCAGCACGCGTTTCCATATGAATGGAAATGTGAAGGATATTCGCGGATTCGAGTTGTCTGTGCGCAAGGCGCGCGGGCAGTTTGTGACGGGCTTTTTGTCCTATGAGTTCCGAGCCGAGCGCAAGCGCATCGTGCGCTGGGAGCGTATCTACGACGTACAGACCGTATCGACCGCGCCCTTCCGCTTGATCGAGAGCAGTCCCGCTGGCGCGAATCCGCGCTTTAAGGCGCGACCGATTTTGAAGTTTGGCCTGAATTTCCGCACGCCGCTGGATTACGGAGGCGAGCAGCGCATGTTGAAGGGGGGCTGGGAAGCCAACCTTTATTACCGCCATCAGGCAGGGTCGTGGTTCAACTACAACCCGTCCAACGACGTGGCACTGCGCTCTGTGGATAACGCACAGTGGCAGGCGACCAGACTTCTGGATCTGCGGTTTGCCAAGATGTTTGACGTAAAGATGGCACCAACGGTTTATCTGGAGATTCGCAATCCGCTCAACTTCAAGAATGTTACCACGACTTCTACGTCCCGGATATGGGATACGCGATCCCATCTCGGTACGAGTTCGGGCAATAACTTCAAGAAGTATATGGAGGCATTGGGCTGGACCGTGGATGCGAGCGGGAATTTGCAAGAAGGCGACAAGCCGGGCAAAGAACTGGATGAGAGCGTGATGTCTCAGCGGTCGTATTTGTTCTACGTCAATCCGCGGGATATCCATCTCGGCGTGCGCTGGTCCTTCTAA
- a CDS encoding tyrosine-type recombinase/integrase, with the protein MTTKIKAPTSQSIHLSTCRCSAQTGHTAQTLSIPAAELARASLAPATIRAYRSALYAWDTFRNDRVENDTLIAEYLTARYEAGASPATCTQIVGAIRFRAKHQGYTDPIGPTAQRVLAGIRRRGRDRGRGQMDGLRWNEADAIVRIAQRDQTLAGLRDAAIIAVMSDALLRVSECAALNVEDLLQTDLPDGSARITVRHSKTDQEGRSSVLYIGPTTATAVTTYLNTAQIDNGPLFRRVRRGDHLGTGRLTDRAIRNIVKQRAAAAGVSGRFSGHSLRIGSAQSLATAGASVVEMQIAGRWRDTSMPAHYARAQLAGTGAVARLRYGCKNKT; encoded by the coding sequence ATGACCACAAAAATTAAAGCACCCACCTCCCAATCCATACACCTGTCCACCTGCAGATGTTCCGCGCAGACAGGTCATACCGCACAGACACTCTCGATACCCGCGGCTGAACTCGCGCGTGCCTCACTCGCTCCCGCTACCATCAGAGCCTATCGGTCTGCACTTTATGCCTGGGATACATTTCGCAACGACCGGGTCGAAAACGATACACTCATCGCCGAATATCTGACGGCGCGGTATGAAGCAGGAGCCAGCCCGGCCACCTGTACACAAATCGTGGGCGCAATCCGGTTTCGCGCGAAACACCAGGGCTACACCGATCCCATCGGTCCAACCGCCCAGCGTGTATTAGCAGGCATACGACGCCGGGGACGAGACCGTGGACGGGGGCAAATGGATGGCCTGCGCTGGAATGAAGCAGATGCAATAGTACGCATCGCCCAGCGCGACCAGACCCTCGCTGGCCTTCGAGACGCAGCTATCATCGCCGTTATGTCTGACGCACTCCTGCGCGTATCCGAATGCGCTGCCCTCAATGTCGAAGATCTTTTGCAAACCGACCTGCCCGACGGAAGTGCCCGCATTACCGTCCGACATTCTAAAACCGACCAGGAAGGGCGCAGCAGTGTCCTGTACATTGGGCCGACAACAGCAACAGCAGTAACAACCTATCTGAACACCGCCCAAATAGACAACGGCCCCCTCTTTCGCCGCGTGCGCCGCGGCGACCATCTGGGAACCGGGCGACTGACAGACCGCGCAATCAGGAACATCGTAAAACAGCGCGCCGCCGCTGCCGGAGTCTCCGGAAGATTCTCAGGGCACTCGCTCCGCATTGGATCGGCGCAGTCTCTTGCAACAGCGGGTGCATCGGTCGTCGAAATGCAAATAGCAGGGCGATGGCGCGATACATCTATGCCCGCTCATTATGCCCGCGCCCAACTCGCCGGCACTGGCGCCGTAGCGCGGTTGCGATATGGATGTAAAAATAAAACATAA